AGGCCTCGTAGAGGGCGGTGAAGAAGCGGTCGAAGGCGTCCAGCGCGCGCAGCGACAGGGTTTCCGCCCCGGTGCGGCGCTTGCCGGAACGCGGGCTGGGCGGCACGCGCAACTGGCCGCCGGAATCGTCGATCAGGAAGAATTCGAGTTCCGTCGCCACCACCGGGGTCAGGCCCGCGGCCCTGTAGCGATCCACCACCCGCGCCAGCGCCTGGCGGGGATCGCCGTCATAGGGCCGGCCGTCCAGGTGGAACATCCAGAGCGGCAGCAGGCCGGTCGGCGCCTCGAGCCAGGGCATCGGCATGAAGCCGCGCTCGGTCGGCAGCAACAGCCCGTCCGGGTCGCCGGCCTGAAAGACCAGCGGGCTGTCCTCGATATCCTCGCCCCAGATGTCCATGTTCAGGACCGAGAAGGGGAATTTCGTGCCCTCGGTCAGGATCTTGTCGGCAAAGCGGGCGGGCATGCGCTTGCCGCGCGGCTGGCCGTTCAGATCGGCCGCGGCCACGCGGATGGTCTTGACCTCGGGATGCTCGCGCAGCCAGTCCATGGATCACCTGATGAGATTGGGCCGGTAGCGCAGCCGCCTGGCCGCGCCCGGCAGATGGCGGTTCAGCCGCCGGTTGACGACCCCGAACAGCCCGATCAGGCACAGGGTCAGAAGGATGAAATAGCCCGCGACGATGGGATAGGCCAGGAAGGGGTTGAAGGTCTTGTCGGCGAAATAGCTGGCGTAATAGAGCGCGTCGCCCTGTTGCCGGAAGGCCGGGAAGCCCGAGAAGAACACCAGCGTCGTGGCATGGACGAGGAAGATCGCCTCGTTGGTATAGGCGGGCCACGCCAGGCGCATGGCGGTCGGCCAGACGATGCGGCGATAGCGGCGCCAGCCGGTCATGCCATAGGCGTCGGCGGCTTCGAGCTCGCCCTTGGGGACGTTGCGCAGCGCGCCGTAGAAGATCTCGGCCGAATAGGCGGCGGTGTTGAGCATCAGCACCAAGAGCGCCCCGGCCCAGGCCTTGGTCATCCAGCTGGTCGCGACGGTGATGCCCAGCACGTCGATGCCGGCGCGGGGCAGCTGCACCAGCGCCTCATAGGCGACGAAGAACTGGATGAAGAGCGGACTGCCGCGAAAGACGAAGATGAACCATTCGGCCGGCTTGCGGAGCCAGGGGTTGCGGCTGAACTTGGCCACCGCCAGCGCATTGGCCAGGAAGAAGCCGAAGAACAGCGCCAGGAGGCCGAAATACAGATTCCAGATCAGGCCCGAGCCGATCAGCGTCACCTGCTGGCAAAGCGTGAAATCCGAACGCGGCAGCAGCTTCTCGCCGATGCCGATCGCGCGCAGGGCATAGTCCTGGATGGTTTGCGGGCACTGGCTCATGTCGCGGCCTTTCGCATCGCCTCGCCGGCGGCGGTGGCCTGGCCGCGCGACAGCCGCGACCGGATGCGGTCGAAGATCCGCTCGGACCCCCAGGTCATCAGCAGGTAGAACACCAGGATGGCGAGGAAGTAGTAGATGCGCCAGTCGGGATGCGGATAGGCATAGGCGCTGGTCTTGGACCCGCCCAGTTCACGGGCCCAATAGACGATGTCCTCGACGCCGAGGATGAA
This portion of the Paracoccus sp. N5 genome encodes:
- a CDS encoding ABC transporter permease subunit (The N-terminal region of this protein, as described by TIGR01726, is a three transmembrane segment that identifies a subfamily of ABC transporter permease subunits, which specificities that include histidine, arginine, glutamine, glutamate, L-cystine (sic), the opines (in Agrobacterium) octopine and nopaline, etc.) yields the protein MSQCPQTIQDYALRAIGIGEKLLPRSDFTLCQQVTLIGSGLIWNLYFGLLALFFGFFLANALAVAKFSRNPWLRKPAEWFIFVFRGSPLFIQFFVAYEALVQLPRAGIDVLGITVATSWMTKAWAGALLVLMLNTAAYSAEIFYGALRNVPKGELEAADAYGMTGWRRYRRIVWPTAMRLAWPAYTNEAIFLVHATTLVFFSGFPAFRQQGDALYYASYFADKTFNPFLAYPIVAGYFILLTLCLIGLFGVVNRRLNRHLPGAARRLRYRPNLIR